The Streptomyces sp. NBC_00224 genome has a window encoding:
- a CDS encoding isoafricanol synthase yields MSSPAGSQLSEDRTGLVDIPFPARCHPRHTVARQHTLDWLHRFGMLSGECATNEYDAMGLERLMAYFYPDATDSDLALATDLNAWFFVFDDQFDGPIGRQPDAVARQIDIMLRTMSDRGPAPGDPTNHLAGTLAELWKRLGDGTPRLWQERFRGHWREYLTAYHWEAINRTRTGPPSLPGFLRGRRDSIGVQPCLDLVERCGRYTLPDELHRGSPLAEMRWITADVVIFVNDIVSADKELAAGDVNNSVIILHKGSGLSVDRAAREVARLANSRVEHFQTLALELSEALAVAGVPGQLRAQVDDYVAGMRALMSGNLAWSRTTARYGKTGIEAAGRGQRPWAHLFEEEDALEA; encoded by the coding sequence ATGTCGTCCCCAGCAGGCTCACAGCTGTCGGAGGACCGCACGGGGCTCGTCGACATCCCGTTCCCCGCCCGCTGCCATCCGCGCCACACCGTCGCGCGTCAGCACACGCTCGACTGGCTTCACCGGTTCGGGATGCTCTCGGGCGAGTGCGCGACCAATGAGTACGACGCGATGGGGCTAGAACGTCTGATGGCGTACTTCTATCCGGACGCCACGGACTCGGATCTCGCGCTGGCGACCGACCTCAACGCCTGGTTCTTCGTGTTCGACGACCAGTTCGACGGCCCGATCGGCCGGCAGCCGGACGCGGTGGCCCGGCAGATCGACATCATGCTGCGCACGATGAGCGACCGGGGCCCGGCGCCGGGCGACCCGACCAACCATCTCGCGGGCACGCTCGCGGAGTTGTGGAAGCGGCTGGGCGACGGCACTCCCCGGCTGTGGCAGGAGCGCTTCCGCGGGCACTGGCGGGAGTATCTGACGGCCTATCACTGGGAGGCCATCAACCGCACCCGCACCGGGCCGCCGTCGCTGCCGGGGTTCCTGCGCGGCCGCCGCGACTCCATCGGCGTACAGCCCTGTCTGGATCTCGTCGAGCGGTGCGGCCGCTACACGCTCCCCGACGAGCTGCACCGCGGGAGCCCGCTGGCCGAGATGCGCTGGATCACCGCCGATGTGGTGATCTTCGTCAACGACATCGTGTCCGCGGACAAGGAACTGGCCGCCGGGGACGTCAACAACAGCGTCATCATCCTGCACAAGGGCTCCGGGCTCTCGGTGGACCGGGCCGCCCGTGAGGTCGCCCGGCTGGCCAACTCCCGGGTGGAGCACTTCCAGACACTCGCGCTGGAGCTGTCCGAGGCGCTCGCGGTCGCCGGGGTCCCGGGCCAGCTCCGCGCCCAGGTCGACGACTATGTGGCGGGCATGCGGGCGCTGATGAGCGGCAATCTGGCGTGGTCGCGCACGACGGCCCGGTACGGCAAGACGGGCATCGAGGCCGCGGGCCGGGGCCAGCGGCCGTGGGCCCATCTCTTCGAGGAGGAGGACGCGCTGGAAGCCTGA
- a CDS encoding ABATE domain-containing protein, with product MAAHSLVLDLALTVRHDGHGGVADDLSGPEGLTTWVREHAAALDADTTVDTHGSAAEPSAADCFTAGGFTADGFAAGAFTADAEALAAVRALRAAVRALFARAVRPDPPSPADAQRLLPAGMALELLNSAAAAVPTVPRLEWPEGRDPYAVHRGTGTPDAVTALCAALARAAVDFLAGPDRARLRACHAPRCVRYFLKEHPRQEWCRPSCGNRARVARHQRRHQLHAEP from the coding sequence ATGGCCGCCCACTCCCTCGTTCTCGATCTCGCCCTCACCGTCCGCCACGACGGACACGGCGGGGTCGCCGACGACCTGAGCGGGCCGGAGGGGCTGACCACGTGGGTGCGCGAGCACGCGGCGGCGCTGGATGCGGATACGACTGTGGATACGCATGGCTCCGCGGCCGAACCCTCTGCGGCTGACTGCTTCACGGCTGGCGGCTTCACGGCTGACGGTTTCGCCGCCGGCGCCTTCACGGCCGACGCCGAGGCCCTCGCGGCGGTGCGCGCGCTGCGGGCCGCCGTGCGCGCCCTCTTTGCCCGCGCGGTACGGCCGGACCCGCCGAGCCCCGCCGACGCCCAGCGGCTGCTCCCCGCCGGGATGGCCCTGGAGCTGCTGAACTCGGCCGCGGCCGCCGTCCCCACCGTGCCGCGCCTGGAATGGCCCGAGGGCCGCGACCCGTACGCCGTCCACCGCGGCACCGGCACCCCCGACGCCGTCACGGCGCTCTGCGCCGCGCTCGCCCGCGCCGCCGTCGACTTCCTGGCCGGGCCCGACCGGGCGAGGCTGCGGGCCTGCCACGCGCCCCGGTGCGTGCGGTACTTCCTCAAGGAGCACCCGCGCCAGGAGTGGTGCAGGCCCTCCTGCGGCAACCGCGCCCGGGTCGCCCGCCACCAGCGACGCCACCAGCTCCACGCCGAGCCGTAG
- a CDS encoding DUF397 domain-containing protein yields MAESTTQQTLVGWDKPDLDLSKADWRSSSQGTGDVQIAFVEGFIAMRNGGRPGSPSLIFSPGEWRAFVLNARDGEFDLT; encoded by the coding sequence GTGGCCGAGAGCACCACCCAGCAGACCCTTGTGGGCTGGGACAAGCCGGATCTCGATCTCAGCAAGGCCGACTGGAGGTCGAGCAGTCAAGGGACGGGAGACGTCCAGATCGCGTTCGTCGAGGGGTTCATCGCGATGCGCAACGGGGGCCGCCCCGGCAGCCCCTCGCTGATCTTCAGCCCGGGCGAGTGGCGCGCCTTCGTGCTGAACGCGCGCGACGGGGAGTTCGACCTCACCTGA
- a CDS encoding thiolase domain-containing protein — protein sequence MSKEPVAVVGIGQTKHVAARHDVSIAGLVREAAQRALEDAELGWADIDAVVIGKAPDFFEGLMMPELYLADALGAVGKPILRVHTAGSVGGSTALVAANLVAARVHGTVLTLAFEKQSESNAMWGLSLPIPFQQPLLAGAGGFFAPHVRAYMRRTGAPDTVGSLVAYKDRRNALLNPYAHLHERDITLEKVQASPMLWDPIRYSETCPSSDGACAMVLTDRTGAARSPHPPAWVHGGAMRSEPTLFAGKDFVSPQAGKDCAADVYRQAGIADPRREIDAVEMYVPFSWYEPMWLENLGFAAEGEGWKLTEAGVTELDGDLPVNPSGGVLSTNPIGASGMIRFAEAALQVRGRAGEHQVEGARRALGHAYGGGSQFFSMWLVGSEPPSR from the coding sequence GTGAGCAAGGAACCCGTGGCCGTCGTAGGAATCGGCCAGACCAAGCACGTCGCGGCCCGGCACGACGTCTCGATCGCGGGACTGGTCCGCGAGGCGGCCCAACGCGCCCTGGAAGACGCCGAGTTGGGGTGGGCGGACATCGACGCGGTCGTCATCGGCAAGGCCCCCGACTTCTTCGAGGGGCTGATGATGCCGGAGCTGTACCTCGCCGACGCGCTCGGCGCGGTCGGCAAGCCCATACTGCGGGTGCACACGGCGGGCTCGGTCGGCGGCTCGACCGCGCTGGTCGCCGCGAACCTGGTGGCCGCCCGGGTCCACGGCACGGTCCTCACCCTGGCCTTCGAGAAGCAGTCCGAGTCCAACGCCATGTGGGGCCTGTCGCTGCCGATCCCCTTCCAGCAGCCGCTGCTCGCCGGGGCGGGCGGCTTCTTCGCGCCGCACGTGCGCGCGTACATGCGGCGCACCGGCGCCCCCGACACGGTGGGCTCGCTCGTCGCGTACAAGGACCGGCGCAACGCGCTCCTGAACCCGTACGCGCATCTGCACGAGCGGGACATCACCCTGGAGAAGGTGCAGGCGTCCCCGATGCTCTGGGACCCGATCCGCTACTCGGAGACGTGTCCGTCGTCCGACGGGGCGTGCGCGATGGTCCTCACCGACCGTACGGGGGCGGCCCGTTCGCCCCATCCGCCCGCCTGGGTGCACGGCGGCGCGATGCGCAGCGAGCCCACGCTCTTCGCGGGCAAGGACTTCGTCTCCCCGCAGGCGGGCAAGGACTGCGCCGCCGACGTCTACCGGCAGGCGGGCATCGCCGACCCGCGCCGCGAGATCGACGCCGTCGAGATGTACGTGCCGTTCTCCTGGTACGAGCCCATGTGGCTGGAGAACCTGGGCTTCGCGGCGGAGGGCGAGGGCTGGAAGCTCACCGAGGCGGGCGTCACCGAGCTCGACGGGGATCTCCCGGTGAACCCGTCGGGCGGGGTGCTCTCCACCAACCCCATCGGCGCCTCCGGCATGATCCGCTTCGCCGAGGCGGCCCTCCAGGTGCGGGGCCGGGCCGGGGAGCACCAGGTGGAGGGGGCCCGCAGGGCGCTGGGGCACGCCTACGGCGGCGGCTCGCAGTTCTTCTCCATGTGGCTGGTGGGGTCCGAGCCGCCGAGCCGGTAG
- a CDS encoding thiolase domain-containing protein yields the protein MGPARDVAVVAFAQTDHRRRTDELSEVEMLMPVLHEVLDRTGLKTRDIGFTCSGSSDYLAGRAFSFTMALDGVGAWPPIAESHVEMDGAWALYEAWVKILTGEADTALVYSYGKSSPGEVRDVLTRQLDPYYVAPLWPDSVALAALQAQALIDAGDTDEPALAAVAARSRDSATANSHAQVRGSRPQGDYLVRPLRTGDCPPVGDGAAAVILAAGDAVRGLCERPAWIRGMDHRIEAHGLGVRDLTDSPSARLAAERAGAFQRPVDTAELHAPFSSQEVVLRKALRLDDTVRVNPSGGALAANPVMAAGLIRIGEAAAAIHRGESDRALAHATSGPCLQQNLVAVLEGEPS from the coding sequence ATGGGCCCCGCACGGGATGTGGCCGTCGTCGCCTTCGCGCAGACCGACCACCGGCGCCGCACGGACGAGCTCTCCGAGGTCGAGATGCTGATGCCGGTGCTGCACGAGGTGCTCGACCGGACCGGGCTGAAGACCCGCGACATCGGTTTCACCTGCTCGGGTTCCTCGGACTACCTCGCGGGCCGCGCCTTCTCCTTCACCATGGCCCTCGACGGTGTGGGCGCCTGGCCGCCGATCGCCGAGTCGCACGTCGAGATGGACGGCGCCTGGGCGCTCTACGAGGCCTGGGTGAAGATCCTCACCGGCGAGGCCGACACCGCGCTCGTCTACTCCTATGGCAAGTCCTCGCCCGGCGAGGTCCGTGACGTACTGACACGCCAGCTCGACCCGTACTACGTGGCGCCCCTGTGGCCCGACTCCGTGGCGCTGGCCGCGCTCCAGGCGCAGGCCCTGATCGACGCGGGCGACACCGACGAGCCCGCGCTCGCCGCCGTCGCGGCCCGCAGCCGGGACTCCGCCACCGCCAACAGCCACGCCCAGGTGCGCGGTTCACGGCCCCAGGGCGACTACCTGGTACGCCCGCTGCGCACCGGCGACTGCCCGCCGGTCGGGGACGGTGCCGCGGCCGTGATCCTCGCCGCCGGGGACGCCGTGCGCGGGCTGTGCGAGCGGCCCGCCTGGATCCGGGGCATGGACCACCGCATCGAGGCGCACGGCCTGGGCGTGCGCGACCTCACCGACTCGCCGTCGGCCCGGCTCGCAGCCGAGCGCGCCGGGGCCTTCCAGCGGCCCGTCGACACCGCCGAACTGCACGCCCCCTTCAGCTCGCAGGAGGTCGTCCTGCGCAAGGCGCTGCGGCTGGACGACACGGTACGGGTCAATCCGTCCGGGGGAGCGCTGGCCGCCAACCCCGTGATGGCCGCCGGTCTGATCCGCATCGGTGAGGCGGCCGCCGCGATCCACCGGGGCGAGTCCGACCGGGCGCTGGCCCACGCCACCTCGGGGCCGTGCCTCCAGCAGAACCTCGTCGCCGTCCTGGAGGGGGAGCCGTCGTGA
- a CDS encoding Zn-ribbon domain-containing OB-fold protein, with product MPQVLSAPLVVEFPFTRSLGPVQSAFLTGLRERTVLGVRTCDGRTLVPPVEYDPATAEELRDLVEVAATGTVTTWAWNPSPRRGQPLERPFAWVLVRLDGADTALLHALDAPGPDAVRTGMRVRVRWAPERGGAITDIACFEPYESEAAAGEPSPHSGEFADPVTGIVAPARLDYTYSPGRAQTGYIEALAERRTVGERCPSCRKVYVPPRGACPTCGVATDERVEVGPAGTVTTYCIVNIKAKNLDIEVPYVYAHIALDGADLALHGRIGGIPYDQVRMGLRVEPVWPESSSAGRHPDHYRPTGEPDADYDTYKELI from the coding sequence ATGCCCCAAGTCCTCAGCGCCCCCCTGGTGGTCGAGTTCCCGTTCACCCGCTCCCTCGGCCCCGTCCAGAGTGCCTTCCTCACCGGGCTGCGCGAGCGGACCGTCCTCGGTGTGCGGACCTGCGACGGCCGGACGCTGGTGCCTCCCGTCGAGTACGACCCGGCCACCGCCGAAGAGCTCCGTGACCTCGTCGAGGTCGCCGCCACCGGCACCGTCACCACCTGGGCCTGGAACCCGTCCCCGCGCCGGGGCCAGCCGCTGGAGCGCCCCTTCGCCTGGGTCCTGGTGCGGCTCGACGGCGCCGACACCGCGCTGCTGCACGCCCTGGACGCGCCGGGCCCCGACGCCGTGCGGACCGGCATGCGGGTACGCGTGCGATGGGCGCCGGAGCGCGGCGGCGCCATCACCGACATCGCGTGCTTCGAACCGTACGAGAGTGAGGCGGCGGCGGGTGAACCGAGCCCGCACAGCGGCGAGTTCGCGGACCCGGTCACCGGGATCGTCGCCCCGGCCCGGCTCGACTACACCTACAGTCCGGGCCGCGCCCAGACCGGGTACATCGAGGCCTTGGCCGAGCGCCGGACGGTGGGTGAACGCTGCCCGTCGTGCCGCAAGGTGTACGTGCCGCCGCGCGGGGCCTGCCCCACGTGCGGGGTCGCCACCGACGAGCGGGTGGAGGTGGGCCCGGCCGGCACCGTCACGACGTACTGCATCGTCAACATCAAGGCGAAGAACCTGGACATAGAAGTTCCCTACGTCTACGCGCACATCGCCCTCGACGGCGCCGACCTCGCCCTGCACGGCCGGATCGGCGGCATCCCCTACGACCAGGTGCGGATGGGGCTGCGGGTCGAGCCGGTGTGGCCCGAGTCCTCGTCGGCCGGCCGCCACCCCGACCACTACCGGCCCACCGGGGAGCCCGACGCCGACTACGACACGTACAAGGAGCTGATCTGA
- a CDS encoding crotonase/enoyl-CoA hydratase family protein, with protein MGGTEHLTVRREGATLVLTLNRPEAKNALSLSMLVGLYDGWLEADEDDAVRSVVLTGAGGAFCAGMDLKALAGKGMEGEGYRDRLKADPDLHWKAMLRHHRPRKPVIAAVEGPCVAGGTEILQGTDIRVAGESATFGLFEVRRGLFPIGGSTVRLQRQIPRTHALEMLLTGRAYSAAEARDIGLVGRVVADGTALAEALALAEQINACGPLAVEAVKASVYETAEMTETDGLAAELGRGWPVFDTADAKEGARAFAEKRPPVYRRA; from the coding sequence ATGGGTGGCACCGAACACCTCACCGTGCGGCGCGAGGGCGCCACACTCGTACTCACGCTCAACCGGCCGGAGGCCAAGAACGCGCTCTCGCTCTCGATGCTGGTCGGCCTCTACGACGGCTGGCTGGAGGCCGACGAGGACGACGCGGTCCGCTCGGTCGTCCTCACCGGCGCCGGCGGCGCGTTCTGCGCGGGCATGGACCTCAAGGCCCTGGCGGGCAAGGGGATGGAGGGCGAGGGGTACCGGGACCGCCTCAAGGCCGACCCGGATCTGCACTGGAAGGCGATGCTGCGCCACCACCGCCCCCGCAAACCCGTGATCGCGGCCGTCGAGGGGCCCTGTGTGGCGGGCGGCACCGAGATCCTCCAGGGCACCGACATCCGCGTGGCGGGCGAGAGCGCCACCTTCGGGCTCTTCGAGGTCAGACGCGGGCTCTTCCCGATCGGCGGCTCGACCGTCCGGCTCCAGCGCCAGATCCCGCGCACCCACGCCCTGGAGATGCTGCTCACCGGACGGGCCTACAGCGCGGCGGAGGCGCGGGACATCGGGCTCGTCGGGCGGGTGGTGGCCGACGGCACCGCGCTGGCGGAGGCGCTCGCCCTCGCCGAGCAGATCAACGCCTGCGGGCCGCTCGCCGTCGAGGCGGTCAAGGCCTCGGTGTACGAGACCGCCGAGATGACCGAGACCGACGGGCTCGCCGCCGAACTGGGGCGCGGCTGGCCGGTCTTCGACACCGCCGACGCCAAGGAAGGCGCCCGCGCCTTCGCCGAGAAGCGCCCGCCCGTCTACCGGCGAGCCTGA